The Candidatus Eremiobacterota bacterium nucleotide sequence CACTCGGCGATGGTCCACGTCAGCGCGATCAAGTCGCCGACGAAGCGGAACGTCACGATGCCGAGGGCGATTCCGACGAGTCCTTCGAGTCCGTGAATGAGCCACGCTTTGTCGCGCCCGGTCGAGCGCAGCGCGATGATCACGCGCGCGATCCCGTCGATCAGCGCAAAGATTCCGAACGCGCCGATCAAGAGCGTGGTGTTCGTGCTGTAGTAGATGGCCAGGCAGCCGAGCGCGATCGCGATGATTCCGCGCAACGCGATTCCGGCGCGGTGCAGCGTGTCGTTCGCTCCGGTGTGCGTGAGCGCGGACGGACCGGTGGTGGTGACGGACATGGCGTACCTCCTAAGCGGCGGGCGGCTCGATGCGCGGGAAGAGGGGTAGGCCCGGGGTCGTCTGCGTTCCTGCGGCGAGCCTTCCCCACACCAGCTCGTCGGACCAACGGAGCTCGGGCGTCCCGGCGAGGCCGAGCTGTCGCCACATCTCGCTCGCTTTTGAAGGCATGAACGGGAACAGCAGCAGGCTCAGCCAGCGCAAACCTTCGCACAGGCCGTAGAGCAGCGCGTCGAGCTCGACGCCGCGGTCGTGCTTGTAGAGCTCCCAGGGCTTCTGCTCGTCGATCGCGCGGTTGAGCAGCGAGACGAGGTTCCAGATCTCGTCGAGCCCTTCACGAAAGCGCAAGCAGCTCACGTGCTCGTTCACCAGCGCCGGCAGGTCCGCGACACGCTCGGCGATCTCCCCGCCGTTCGGCTGCGGCACGATCCCGTCGCGGTACTTCTGCAGCATCGCGAGCGAACGGCGCAGCAGGTTGCCGAGGTCGTTGCCGAGATCGGCGTTGTGGCGCTGGCGCAGCTTCTCGAGCGAGATCGAGAAGTCGCTGCCGAACGGCGCCTCGCGCATCAGGAAATAGCGCACCGAGTCGGCGCCGAACTCTTCGATCAGCGCGAACGGATCGATCACGTTGCCCAGACTCTTCGACATCTTCGCGCCTTCGACGGTGATCCAGCCGTGCGCGAAGACGCGCGCCGGTTCCGGCAGCCCGGCCGACCACAGCATCGCCGGCCAGATCAGCGAGTGGAAGCGCGCGATCTCTTTCCCGATCAGGTGCAACCCCGGCCAAAATGTGCGGAACAAGCCGTCGGAATCGTCGGGCCAGCCCAGCGCGCTGACGTAGTTGATCAGCGCGTCGTACCACACGTACAGCACGCCGCCGCCGGGAAGGGGAATTCCCCAGTCGAAGGACGAGCGCGAGATCGAGAGATCCTCGAGCCCTTCGTCGAGGATCGCCATCATCTCGTTGTAGCGCGACTGCGGCCGCAGAAACTCCGGGTTGGCACGAAAGTGCTCGCGCAACCGGTCGCGGTACTTCGAAAGCCGGAAGAACCAGTTCTTCTCCGAGAGCCACTGCACCGGCCGCCGGCACTCCGGGTTGGGGCAGCGCCCGTCGACGAGCTTCGCTTCAGGCCAGAACGTCTCGTCGTGCGTGCAGTACCAGCCTTCGTACACACCTTCGTAGACGTCGCCGGCGGCGCGCATCTTCTCGAACAGCGCCAGGCACGCGCGCGCGTGGCGCGGCTCGGTGGTGCGGATGAAGTCGTCGAACTTCGCGTCGAACGCGGGCGCGAGCGCCTGCCACTTAGGCGCGAGCGAGTCGACGTAGTGCTGCGGCGTCATCCCGGCCGCGGCCGCCGCGGCGGCGACTTTCTGCCCGTGCTCGTCGGTTCCGGTCAGGGCGCGCGCCGGCCCGTGCGCGCGCGCCGCCCGTACCAGCACGTCGGCGGCGATCGACGTGTACGCGTGGCCGATGTGCGGCGTGCCGCTGATGTAGTAGATCGGGGTGGTGACGTACAACGGGCGCGGGGACACGCCGCCGCTTTCGTCATCGTTGCGGCGTCACCCTGAGCTTTTTGCCGTATCACCCCGAGCTCGTCGAAGGGCTTGCGCGGCGGCGTTCGCTGGCCCGCGCGTAGAGATGGCGACGCTCGCCGTGGCCCGCGTCGGCGAGCCGCTTGGCGATCGCCGAGGTCGTCAGCCCTTCGGCTGTCAGCGCGTCGATCGCCGCGTCGAGCTCCTCCGCCGAAGGCGCCGCCGCAACGGGGCTCGCCTCCTCCGCGCGGCCTTCGACGACGAATGCGATCTCGCCGCGGACGGGGTCCTCGAGCTCGGCGGCAACCTGGGCGGCCGTGCCGAGGAGCTGCTGCTCGTGCAGCTTGCTGAGCTCGCGCACGAGGAAGACGCGGCGCTCCGGCGCGACGGCGGCCAAGTCGCCGAGCGAGTCGCGGACGCGGTGCGGCGCCTCGTACCAGACCGTGGTTTCGCCGAGCGAGGCCCGAAACGCATTCCGCCGCTGGCCGCTGCCCCGCGGCGGAAACCCGGCGAACGCGAACCGCCGCAAGTCGAATCCCGACAGGACCGCGGCGCAGACGAACGCCGCCGGCCCGGGCAGCACTTCGACCGGCACGCCGCCGGCGCGGGCCGCGGCAACGAGCGCCGCGCCCGGATCGCTGATCCCCGGCGTCCCGGCGTCGGTGACGACGGCGACGGTCTCGGCGCGCGCGCGCTCGAGAATCGCGCCGGTCGTCGCGCGCGCGTTGTGCTCGTGGTACGTCCAGATCTCTTTCGTCCCGATCCCGAGCGCGTTCAGCAGCCGGCGCGTGACGCGCGAGTCCTCGGCGACGATCAGCGGGGCGTCGCGCAGGACGTCGAGCGCGCGCAGCGTGACGTCGCGGAGGTTGCCGAGCGGCGTCGGTACGAAGACGAGCCCCATGCCGTCCGCTTCGCCGTCCTCAGGCGCGTCCCGCCGGATCGAGCTGCGCGGCCACATCCTGGACTCCGGGATCTTCAACCGCGTGCTCGGGATCCTCACCGACCACGAGCGCGCGCAGTACGTCATCGAAGAGTTCGACTCCGGCCGCACCAAGACCGATCCGTCGTACGCGCGGCTGCTGATCGAAGCCGACGACGCGCAGTATCTCTCCGAGCTGATCGACATGCTGCGCGACGCGGGCGCCGAGGTCGTCGACGAAGGCGACGTCGTGACCGAGCCGGCGCCGGCGGACGGCGTGCTCCCCGATCAGTTCTACGCGACGACCAACTACGAAACGGAAGTCCGCGAGCGCGGGACGTGGCGCGCGGTCGCCAATCCCGAGATGGACTGCGCGATCGTCATCAGCGACGGTGACCCGATCACCGTCGCGCCGTCCGACATCAAGCAAGGCCAAGCGGTCGTCGTCGGCCACCAAGGCGTGAAGGT carries:
- a CDS encoding DUF308 domain-containing protein → MSVTTTGPSALTHTGANDTLHRAGIALRGIIAIALGCLAIYYSTNTTLLIGAFGIFALIDGIARVIIALRSTGRDKAWLIHGLEGLVGIALGIVTFRFVGDLIALTWTIAEWSFGIGALTIVFAGVTSGRLRDAWLWMLAGIVLIALGVALLWYTRGGLRTPGIAVGLGALVYGIVSLGIAVRTQHHRA
- the metG gene encoding methionine--tRNA ligase translates to MYVTTPIYYISGTPHIGHAYTSIAADVLVRAARAHGPARALTGTDEHGQKVAAAAAAAGMTPQHYVDSLAPKWQALAPAFDAKFDDFIRTTEPRHARACLALFEKMRAAGDVYEGVYEGWYCTHDETFWPEAKLVDGRCPNPECRRPVQWLSEKNWFFRLSKYRDRLREHFRANPEFLRPQSRYNEMMAILDEGLEDLSISRSSFDWGIPLPGGGVLYVWYDALINYVSALGWPDDSDGLFRTFWPGLHLIGKEIARFHSLIWPAMLWSAGLPEPARVFAHGWITVEGAKMSKSLGNVIDPFALIEEFGADSVRYFLMREAPFGSDFSISLEKLRQRHNADLGNDLGNLLRRSLAMLQKYRDGIVPQPNGGEIAERVADLPALVNEHVSCLRFREGLDEIWNLVSLLNRAIDEQKPWELYKHDRGVELDALLYGLCEGLRWLSLLLFPFMPSKASEMWRQLGLAGTPELRWSDELVWGRLAAGTQTTPGLPLFPRIEPPAA
- the rsmI gene encoding 16S rRNA (cytidine(1402)-2'-O)-methyltransferase, producing the protein MGLVFVPTPLGNLRDVTLRALDVLRDAPLIVAEDSRVTRRLLNALGIGTKEIWTYHEHNARATTGAILERARAETVAVVTDAGTPGISDPGAALVAAARAGGVPVEVLPGPAAFVCAAVLSGFDLRRFAFAGFPPRGSGQRRNAFRASLGETTVWYEAPHRVRDSLGDLAAVAPERRVFLVRELSKLHEQQLLGTAAQVAAELEDPVRGEIAFVVEGRAEEASPVAAAPSAEELDAAIDALTAEGLTTSAIAKRLADAGHGERRHLYARASERRRASPSTSSG